The following proteins come from a genomic window of Paenibacillus spongiae:
- a CDS encoding FCD domain-containing protein, whose amino-acid sequence MEAKLGLVTKMNDDLHGMILRYCGNRTMEELITMYIERILRYLSFIKQELDSGILAKECQEHIAIAQSMLARDRNAAVSQMRRHLTESHQRTKQLIQA is encoded by the coding sequence ATAGAGGCCAAGCTAGGGCTGGTTACGAAGATGAACGACGACCTGCATGGCATGATTTTGCGGTATTGCGGCAACCGTACGATGGAGGAGCTCATTACGATGTATATCGAGCGAATCCTAAGGTATTTAAGCTTCATCAAGCAGGAGCTGGATTCGGGTATCTTAGCGAAGGAATGCCAGGAGCATATCGCTATCGCACAAAGCATGCTAGCCCGTGACCGCAATGCGGCGGTTTCTCAAATGAGGCGGCATTTAACAGAATCGCATCAGCGTACAAAACAGCTTATTCAAGCTTGA
- a CDS encoding enolase C-terminal domain-like protein: MIDVNQQWNINTAMTWGKRLEEFDLYWLEEPLNPDDVLNHRKLADALNVPIALGEHVYSKYAFRDYIHQGAVEYVQVDVTRVGSITEWQQVAGLAASYDLPIWDRQKPSQRKQPYSFHDRYGTAWCRRT; encoded by the coding sequence ATGATCGACGTGAATCAGCAGTGGAACATCAATACGGCGATGACATGGGGCAAGAGACTGGAAGAGTTCGATCTGTATTGGCTGGAGGAGCCGCTTAACCCTGACGATGTGCTGAATCATCGCAAATTGGCCGATGCCTTAAATGTGCCGATCGCGCTTGGAGAGCATGTATACAGCAAGTACGCATTTCGCGATTACATCCATCAAGGAGCGGTCGAGTATGTACAAGTCGATGTGACGCGAGTAGGGAGCATTACCGAATGGCAGCAGGTAGCTGGGCTTGCGGCTTCGTACGATTTGCCAATATGGGATCGGCAAAAGCCGTCGCAGCGGAAACAACCATACTCGTTCCATGACCGTTACGGCACGGCCTGGTGTCGGAGGACATAA
- a CDS encoding helix-turn-helix transcriptional regulator, which translates to MKSWHYRLTRDSNIVMKLLRITIIVLLFLIIFAYINNLYFIKVVEREIQASNKKELASIVNMTHDTMESIKRIMYQYTYDRSIVSLSYTKKYDADTYMKLVNVRSNIRSFKNARSDIHDIFIRFKQSEFVLGTEGLMSTRVFYEKLDEESKRTVRSMSEDRTNQGKVMLQPISYMSAQANMYLYSLRDMAIYVVTDREAENRAIESATSRDDTKVLVLDRELNIVSGTEHDLRFVSKPASLDEVVDILERRSTDSLYTFLTSSSDHFHFIIGHTDSVAAQKNQQINNYTVLLLTVFMVFCLLLFMLMNAEVYRPLRNVLGKLNIGGQGSAWVTNEYALLDQAISSLQEELHSVGGYLKKHEKLVQESFLNKLMLGHELDHELKNMLYAAETRQHYLVVTVILEDGEGHHAVGAVRQFEYLLGSSFTFTTINMYAKERTYFVQVDPAVEVAAALIEKLKVWHAPGLFMIMGVSNLYTELDDLREAYEESRSVFHRQQVMQLDEGGWSIGFATVDDDLQEEGSFDLNIQEEKQLMMLVTSGDAEAIPRLLTKLWAKNKSKSIFRQHEMHYYLLNLYVIMLNSREGQRDEGSQQQISAFIRYYRDIFNVSLMNRLLIERFVDLSGQYADEKTNLKQIIIDYIEQNYMHDVYLDRVADEVKLSYTYVSHYFKKATGMNFIDYVRQVRVEKAKLLLTEQNLSVNETALSVGFESANTFIRTFKKIVGITPGEFRKLAHELGEPMK; encoded by the coding sequence TTGAAAAGCTGGCACTACCGTTTGACCCGGGACTCCAATATTGTGATGAAGCTGTTACGGATCACGATTATAGTGCTGTTGTTTCTAATTATTTTCGCTTATATAAATAATTTGTATTTTATAAAAGTGGTCGAGAGGGAGATTCAGGCATCCAACAAGAAGGAACTGGCCAGCATCGTCAATATGACCCATGACACGATGGAGTCTATCAAACGAATTATGTATCAATATACGTATGATCGCTCCATCGTTTCTCTCTCCTATACGAAAAAATACGACGCAGATACCTACATGAAGCTGGTGAATGTGCGCAGCAATATACGCAGCTTCAAGAATGCCCGGAGCGATATCCATGATATTTTTATTCGTTTCAAGCAGTCGGAATTTGTGCTCGGGACAGAAGGGCTCATGTCGACCAGAGTGTTTTATGAGAAGCTGGACGAGGAGTCCAAGAGAACGGTACGCTCAATGTCTGAGGACAGAACCAATCAGGGGAAGGTCATGCTGCAGCCCATCAGCTATATGAGCGCCCAAGCAAATATGTATCTGTATTCACTGCGGGATATGGCAATTTACGTCGTTACGGACAGAGAGGCGGAGAATCGGGCGATAGAATCGGCTACCTCCCGGGATGATACGAAGGTTCTTGTACTGGACCGGGAATTGAATATCGTATCAGGGACGGAGCACGATCTGCGCTTTGTCTCCAAACCGGCATCCCTGGACGAAGTGGTCGACATCCTGGAACGTCGTTCTACAGACAGTTTATATACGTTCCTGACCAGCAGCTCCGATCATTTCCACTTTATTATTGGTCATACGGATAGTGTGGCTGCCCAGAAAAATCAGCAGATCAACAATTATACGGTCCTGCTGCTGACTGTATTTATGGTGTTCTGTCTGCTGCTGTTCATGCTCATGAATGCGGAAGTATACCGGCCCCTGCGCAATGTGCTGGGCAAATTGAATATTGGTGGCCAGGGCAGTGCTTGGGTGACGAATGAGTATGCACTGCTCGATCAGGCGATATCAAGCCTTCAAGAGGAGCTGCATTCTGTAGGTGGATACCTGAAGAAACACGAGAAGCTCGTGCAGGAGAGCTTTCTGAACAAACTGATGCTGGGTCACGAGTTGGATCATGAATTGAAGAATATGCTTTACGCGGCAGAGACCAGACAGCACTATCTGGTGGTTACCGTTATTCTGGAGGATGGAGAAGGCCATCATGCTGTGGGAGCGGTAAGGCAATTCGAATATTTGCTGGGCTCCTCCTTCACCTTCACGACCATCAATATGTACGCCAAGGAGCGCACCTATTTTGTCCAGGTTGACCCTGCCGTAGAGGTTGCCGCTGCTCTCATTGAGAAGCTCAAGGTCTGGCATGCTCCCGGTCTGTTCATGATCATGGGGGTAAGCAATCTGTACACAGAACTGGATGACCTGCGGGAAGCGTATGAGGAGAGTCGTTCTGTATTCCACAGACAGCAAGTTATGCAGCTGGACGAAGGAGGGTGGAGCATTGGCTTTGCGACTGTAGACGATGACCTGCAGGAGGAAGGCTCCTTCGATCTGAATATCCAGGAGGAGAAACAGCTGATGATGCTAGTCACAAGCGGGGATGCTGAGGCTATTCCACGCCTTTTGACGAAATTATGGGCCAAAAACAAGAGCAAATCCATCTTCCGGCAGCATGAGATGCATTACTATTTGTTGAATCTGTATGTCATTATGCTCAATAGCCGGGAAGGACAGCGGGATGAAGGCTCGCAGCAGCAGATCAGCGCTTTTATCCGCTATTATCGCGATATTTTTAATGTCTCCCTGATGAACCGGCTGCTTATTGAGCGGTTTGTTGATTTGTCAGGGCAGTACGCTGACGAGAAGACAAATTTGAAGCAGATTATTATCGATTACATCGAACAGAATTACATGCATGATGTCTATCTGGATCGGGTGGCAGATGAGGTGAAGCTGTCGTACACTTATGTCTCCCATTACTTCAAGAAAGCTACGGGGATGAACTTCATTGATTATGTACGCCAGGTGCGGGTCGAGAAAGCGAAGCTGCTGCTGACCGAACAGAATTTGTCGGTGAATGAGACCGCGCTCTCGGTCGGCTTCGAATCGGCGAATACTTTCATACGCACCTTCAAGAAGATCGTGGGCATCACGCCCGGAGAGTTCAGGAAGCTAGCCCACGAGCTGGGCGAGCCCATGAAATGA
- a CDS encoding ABC transporter permease, producing the protein MVAVPNRGEAPRKVQSAQQRTGKSIWKRLLQQRVLILMVLPAMLITFIFHYIPLTGIVIAFKKYSVAKGIWGSDWVGLRWFEMFFKNPFSPRILKNTFLLGVYSFLWTFPAPIVLALLFNEIKHSWFKRLAQTISYLPHFISTIIIVGMLKVFASETGLFNEVVSWFGQMPIQFFAEPGWFRTLFIGSSLWQGIGWGTIIYLAALAGVSNELYEAATIDGATRWKKVWHITIPAIMPTVTLLFILSIGGIMGADVQKVLLMYSPLTYETADVLDTYIFREGIEGGQYSYTAAIGLLTSLISFFLLYLTNWISRKVSENSLW; encoded by the coding sequence ATGGTAGCGGTTCCAAATAGGGGGGAAGCCCCTCGTAAAGTGCAGTCTGCACAGCAGCGTACAGGAAAGTCGATCTGGAAACGATTGCTTCAGCAACGGGTGCTGATCCTGATGGTCTTGCCGGCCATGTTGATCACCTTTATTTTTCATTACATTCCGCTCACTGGAATTGTTATTGCTTTCAAGAAGTATAGCGTAGCGAAAGGCATTTGGGGGAGCGACTGGGTAGGGCTGAGATGGTTTGAGATGTTCTTCAAAAACCCTTTTAGCCCGCGCATTCTGAAAAATACATTCCTGCTCGGGGTCTATAGCTTCCTCTGGACGTTTCCGGCACCGATTGTGCTTGCGCTGCTGTTCAATGAGATCAAGCACAGTTGGTTCAAGCGGCTTGCGCAAACGATTTCCTACCTGCCGCATTTTATTTCTACCATTATTATTGTAGGTATGCTGAAGGTGTTTGCTTCTGAGACGGGGTTGTTTAATGAAGTTGTTTCCTGGTTCGGACAGATGCCTATCCAGTTTTTCGCTGAGCCTGGCTGGTTCCGGACGTTGTTCATCGGCTCGAGCTTGTGGCAAGGTATCGGCTGGGGCACAATCATTTATTTGGCCGCTCTGGCAGGTGTTTCGAATGAGCTATATGAAGCTGCAACGATTGATGGAGCTACCAGATGGAAGAAGGTTTGGCATATTACGATCCCAGCTATTATGCCAACCGTAACGCTGCTGTTCATTCTCAGCATTGGCGGCATCATGGGGGCTGATGTACAGAAAGTCCTGCTGATGTACAGTCCATTGACTTATGAGACGGCTGACGTATTGGATACTTATATTTTCCGTGAAGGTATCGAGGGTGGACAATATAGCTACACGGCTGCTATTGGTCTATTAACCTCGCTCATTTCATTCTTCCTGTTATATCTGACTAACTGGATCAGCAGGAAGGTTTCGGAAAATAGCTTGTGGTAA
- a CDS encoding carbohydrate ABC transporter permease, with protein sequence MRYKESILSRLFDVANYTFIVVMMIVMIYPLINVLSISLSTPSAIVAGKVGWLPKGFNLEGYKYLFEDGEIFRAYRNTILYAGVGTFITLALTSLAAYTLAIREFVLRKFATVYWAVTMFIGGGLIPTFLVIKNLGMMNTFWVMVIPGAIGAFTVFVFRTFFQELPVELRESAYMDGANDFVIWYKVTLPLSKALLATFALFTIVGHWNSWFNALLYLKDSDLHPLQMYLRRIVVEENLGSGYTDGEIQALLASNRMNPKNLQMAAVMVAMAPILFIYPFIQRYFVKGVMIGSIKG encoded by the coding sequence ATGCGATATAAAGAATCGATCTTAAGCCGTCTATTCGACGTCGCCAACTACACATTTATAGTTGTGATGATGATTGTGATGATTTATCCGTTGATCAACGTGCTGTCGATTTCGCTCAGTACTCCGAGTGCGATCGTGGCTGGCAAGGTCGGCTGGCTGCCGAAGGGGTTTAATCTGGAAGGATATAAATACTTGTTCGAGGACGGGGAAATTTTCAGGGCTTATCGTAATACGATCCTGTATGCAGGTGTCGGGACGTTCATTACGCTGGCACTCACTTCTCTGGCAGCCTATACGCTGGCAATCCGTGAATTTGTGCTCCGCAAATTTGCAACCGTATATTGGGCAGTTACGATGTTTATCGGAGGCGGATTGATTCCAACTTTTTTGGTCATCAAAAATCTGGGTATGATGAATACATTTTGGGTGATGGTCATTCCAGGAGCGATCGGGGCATTCACGGTCTTTGTTTTCCGGACTTTCTTTCAGGAGCTACCTGTAGAACTTCGTGAAAGCGCCTATATGGATGGGGCGAATGATTTCGTCATCTGGTACAAGGTCACGCTCCCGTTATCGAAGGCGCTGCTTGCCACCTTTGCCCTGTTTACGATCGTGGGCCATTGGAATAGTTGGTTCAATGCTTTGCTCTACTTGAAGGACTCCGATTTGCACCCGCTGCAAATGTATTTGCGCCGGATCGTAGTCGAGGAAAATCTTGGATCCGGTTACACAGATGGCGAAATCCAGGCCCTCCTGGCGAGCAACAGGATGAATCCGAAAAATCTGCAGATGGCAGCGGTCATGGTTGCCATGGCGCCGATCTTGTTCATCTATCCTTTTATTCAGCGCTATTTTGTTAAAGGGGTCATGATAGGTTCGATTAAAGGTTGA
- a CDS encoding extracellular solute-binding protein has protein sequence MRKRLGISLVVALFALMAVLSGCSSDDGGNGGKESGAAEGSGEKPKVLNLTVYNPIFSKSPLGTQVQEKWQEMMEEYLGVKLDITWEEAPFGDYNEKMPTYIAGGDFADVFGIADIGKVHDLGDSGQLLNLKDYMDQMPNYKKYLDSDPYGEKKVASTEGGIYGFVDGSEGNHNGTQAVFGVRFDILQKHDLKPPTTFDEMFTVAKKLKELYPDSYPLTNVYGGTAIIDHLLTMNHSGTGVFFNGEKFVYGPLADDGRFKGVIEYLHKFYAEGLLDPEYAINTGEQSIAKMLSGKNFITPFVYGLDLKEKLNNNAEHPEVVWGLIPHPKNLQGEVSWKIGSQKEGKVLSSWYSTVISAKTKNPELVVKMLDYQFSDEMVELANWGIEGVTFTKEGDKKTFKPEILQAASAMQELAKYGVNMSMSVRSGIQFIPQQKEAEIPLTQTVPAYVDGEYMDRNYWLYTDEANGKESISPGDSVNMPPLVFTEDEKLEMSSILTPMATFVEESITKFIAGKMPMDQWDKFVSDLKAMGDIDTVLKLYNDRYQEVKK, from the coding sequence ATGAGAAAGCGGTTAGGGATCTCGCTGGTAGTGGCACTATTCGCGCTAATGGCTGTGTTGAGCGGCTGCAGTTCGGATGACGGGGGCAATGGGGGGAAGGAAAGCGGAGCAGCTGAAGGCAGCGGGGAAAAACCGAAGGTGCTGAATCTGACCGTGTACAATCCGATATTCTCCAAGTCGCCATTGGGCACTCAGGTGCAAGAGAAGTGGCAGGAAATGATGGAGGAGTACCTTGGAGTGAAGCTGGACATTACGTGGGAGGAAGCACCCTTCGGGGATTATAATGAGAAAATGCCGACTTATATCGCCGGTGGTGACTTTGCAGACGTCTTTGGCATTGCCGACATCGGCAAGGTGCACGATCTGGGCGACAGCGGGCAGCTGCTTAACCTGAAGGACTATATGGACCAGATGCCAAACTATAAGAAGTATCTTGACAGCGATCCGTATGGCGAGAAAAAGGTGGCTTCTACCGAAGGAGGCATATATGGCTTCGTCGATGGGAGTGAAGGAAATCATAATGGAACTCAGGCTGTCTTTGGGGTTCGCTTCGATATCTTACAAAAGCATGATCTGAAGCCGCCGACGACCTTCGATGAAATGTTTACGGTAGCGAAGAAACTGAAGGAGCTCTATCCGGATTCCTATCCGCTGACGAATGTGTACGGTGGCACGGCTATTATCGATCATCTGCTTACTATGAATCATTCAGGCACCGGTGTATTCTTTAATGGTGAGAAATTCGTGTACGGACCACTGGCCGATGATGGTCGCTTCAAGGGCGTCATCGAATATTTGCACAAGTTTTATGCCGAAGGGCTGCTGGATCCGGAGTATGCGATCAATACCGGCGAACAATCCATTGCCAAGATGCTGAGTGGCAAAAACTTCATCACTCCCTTCGTCTATGGACTGGATTTGAAGGAAAAGCTGAACAATAACGCTGAGCATCCTGAGGTTGTATGGGGCCTCATTCCGCATCCGAAAAACCTGCAGGGTGAGGTTTCGTGGAAGATTGGTTCCCAGAAAGAGGGCAAGGTACTTTCCTCCTGGTACAGTACGGTCATTTCGGCGAAAACCAAGAATCCCGAGCTGGTCGTCAAAATGCTGGACTACCAGTTTTCAGATGAAATGGTCGAACTGGCTAACTGGGGCATTGAAGGTGTAACCTTCACGAAAGAGGGGGACAAGAAAACGTTTAAGCCGGAAATTTTGCAAGCGGCCTCAGCTATGCAGGAGCTGGCCAAATACGGTGTGAACATGTCGATGAGTGTCCGCTCGGGCATCCAGTTTATTCCTCAGCAGAAGGAAGCGGAAATTCCACTGACGCAGACGGTTCCTGCTTATGTGGATGGCGAATATATGGATAGAAACTACTGGCTGTACACGGATGAGGCAAACGGCAAAGAGTCGATCTCGCCTGGAGACAGTGTGAACATGCCGCCACTTGTCTTCACTGAAGACGAGAAGCTGGAGATGAGCAGTATCCTGACGCCGATGGCGACCTTTGTTGAGGAGTCCATCACAAAGTTTATCGCTGGCAAGATGCCGATGGACCAGTGGGACAAATTTGTTTCCGACTTGAAGGCTATGGGTGACATCGATACAGTTCTGAAGCTTTACAATGATCGTTATCAGGAGGTTAAGAAATAA